One window from the genome of Bacteroidota bacterium encodes:
- a CDS encoding class I SAM-dependent methyltransferase yields the protein MNNTLHDPQVSQTLNRLHNEAGKDMPRIIKGFAKSIGRSLRPKDMVNAYIAITREQGLLLYNLLRMTQAQYIVEFGTSFGISTLYLGAAARDNGGRVITTEIEPTKCKVARENIAAAGLSDVITLLEGDAMVTLQDAAYGIDHLFLDGWNDLYLPLLNMLEPKLSYGASILTDNASFASAKPLLGYIQQSADYLTTPLKTDKGTTELSCYLPASVKEPVH from the coding sequence ATGAATAACACACTTCATGATCCGCAAGTGAGTCAAACGTTAAACCGGCTGCACAATGAAGCCGGCAAAGATATGCCGCGCATCATCAAAGGATTTGCAAAAAGTATCGGCCGGTCTCTTCGTCCCAAAGACATGGTTAACGCTTACATCGCCATCACACGCGAGCAAGGCCTTCTGCTATACAACCTGCTGCGGATGACACAGGCACAATACATTGTTGAATTTGGCACCTCGTTCGGGATATCAACCCTGTACCTTGGTGCTGCTGCAAGAGACAATGGGGGACGTGTAATCACAACTGAAATCGAGCCCACAAAATGCAAGGTTGCACGGGAGAATATTGCGGCGGCCGGCCTCAGCGATGTTATAACTTTGCTCGAAGGGGACGCGATGGTAACCCTTCAAGATGCTGCATACGGCATTGATCATCTGTTCCTCGACGGCTGGAACGATCTCTATCTGCCATTGCTTAACATGCTGGAGCCGAAACTGAGTTACGGAGCGAGTATCCTGACGGACAACGCTTCATTTGCCAGTGCAAAACCGTTACTGGGGTACATCCAGCAATCAGCAGATTATTTGACAACACCGCTAAAAACGGACAAAGGCACTACTGAGCTTTCATGCTACTTGCCAGCAAGCGTAAAAGAACCTGTTCACTGA
- a CDS encoding helix-turn-helix domain-containing protein, with translation MVSLPSCPVTYCLQMIGGKWKPVILYLLSNGVDRFGVMRRAIDGISKQMLTKQLRELERDDIISRTVFAEVPPRVEYALTEKGESLLPVIQAMKAWGKPFIK, from the coding sequence ATGGTCTCTCTACCTTCGTGCCCAGTTACGTATTGTTTGCAAATGATCGGTGGCAAATGGAAGCCCGTAATCCTTTATTTGCTAAGCAACGGGGTGGATCGGTTTGGTGTAATGCGGCGCGCGATCGATGGGATAAGCAAGCAGATGCTCACCAAACAGTTGCGTGAACTGGAGCGAGATGATATCATAAGCCGGACCGTATTTGCTGAAGTACCGCCGCGGGTAGAGTATGCGCTGACAGAGAAAGGGGAGAGCTTGCTACCGGTAATACAGGCGATGAAAGCGTGGGGCAAACCGTTTATCAAATGA